Proteins from one Candidatus Desulfovibrio trichonymphae genomic window:
- the nadC gene encoding carboxylating nicotinate-nucleotide diphosphorylase, which produces MFTPWASFFSPEGKTLLWQSIDLALAEDGPDLTAEALFPADTRLHTVIHAKEDSLLVGLPVIGAVFKRLGASFRWRALAPEGSRVPAMTRVAHITAPATNMLRAERVILNYISRLSGIANLTARFVRELDGTGTRLLDTRKTTPGLRWPEKYAVQAGGGVNHRKNLAEMLMLKDNHIDAAGSITQAVALLRARYSPCPPVEVECRTLEHVREAVAARAQRIMMDNMPGELLPQALALVPETIETEVSGGVTIENIRALALIKPRRPDFISVGRLTHSAAAADFSMTLVASERPHRRNAATNNTYVRRFCRQGNDKDDGERTFG; this is translated from the coding sequence ATGTTCACGCCTTGGGCCTCCTTTTTTTCTCCTGAAGGGAAAACCCTGCTTTGGCAAAGCATTGATCTGGCGCTTGCTGAAGACGGCCCGGATCTGACGGCTGAAGCCCTTTTCCCCGCCGATACGCGCCTGCACACAGTCATACACGCCAAAGAAGACAGCCTGCTTGTCGGCCTGCCGGTCATCGGCGCTGTGTTCAAACGCCTTGGCGCGTCTTTCCGGTGGCGGGCACTTGCACCCGAGGGTTCACGCGTGCCGGCCATGACGCGCGTGGCCCACATCACCGCACCGGCAACAAACATGCTCAGGGCCGAGAGGGTAATCCTCAATTACATTTCACGCCTTTCGGGCATTGCAAATCTGACGGCCCGTTTTGTACGCGAACTTGACGGCACAGGAACACGCCTGCTGGACACGCGCAAAACCACACCGGGACTGCGCTGGCCGGAAAAATACGCGGTACAGGCCGGCGGCGGCGTGAACCACCGCAAAAACCTCGCCGAGATGCTCATGCTCAAAGACAATCACATTGACGCGGCAGGCTCCATCACACAGGCCGTCGCCCTGTTGCGCGCGCGCTACAGCCCCTGCCCGCCCGTGGAAGTGGAGTGCCGCACGCTGGAACACGTGCGCGAAGCTGTAGCGGCGCGGGCGCAACGCATCATGATGGACAACATGCCGGGCGAGCTCCTGCCCCAAGCTCTCGCTCTCGTGCCGGAGACCATTGAAACCGAAGTCAGCGGCGGCGTCACCATTGAAAACATTCGCGCACTGGCCCTTATCAAACCGCGCAGACCGGACTTCATCTCTGTAGGGCGGCTTACACATTCGGCAGCCGCCGCGGATTTCAGCATGACGCTCGTGGCGTCTGAACGCCCGCATCGCCGCAATGCTGCAACAAACAACACATATGTGCGGCGCTTCTGTCGGCAGGGGAACGACAAAGATGACGGGGAAAGAACTTTCGGCTAG
- the argC gene encoding N-acetyl-gamma-glutamyl-phosphate reductase, producing MKTCRVGLVGITGYAGMELARLLVAHPAMQLVMACSRAKAGKRLGEFYPFLEKLPGADVEISVFAPRNAAEICDLVFLAVPAGTAMGMAALLLEHGVKVVDFSADFRLHNAQTYEEWYSHNHTEKNLLDEAVYGIPELYAERIAGARLVANPGCYPTSVILGICAACRHDLIHTDDIVIDAKSGATGAGRKAAVQTLFCEVSDTFRAYSIPRHRHTPEIEQEISGLAGRKVQLSFNAHILPMNRGIFSTIYTKLKNPRIQPDSVYTAFCRTWKDSRWVRVLPQGSLPETRYVRGGMFCDIAVVTDPRTGRLIILSAIDNLCRGASGQAIANANLMCGLPVETGLGMAPLA from the coding sequence ATGAAAACGTGCCGTGTGGGACTTGTGGGCATTACCGGTTACGCCGGAATGGAACTGGCGCGGCTTCTGGTCGCGCATCCCGCCATGCAGCTTGTCATGGCCTGTTCACGGGCTAAGGCGGGCAAGCGTCTGGGCGAATTTTATCCTTTTCTGGAAAAACTCCCCGGCGCGGATGTTGAAATCAGCGTCTTTGCCCCCCGCAATGCCGCTGAAATCTGTGATCTTGTTTTTCTGGCCGTACCCGCTGGAACGGCCATGGGCATGGCCGCGCTGCTGCTGGAACACGGCGTCAAGGTGGTGGATTTTTCAGCGGATTTTCGCCTGCACAACGCGCAAACCTATGAAGAATGGTACAGCCACAACCACACTGAGAAAAATCTGCTGGACGAAGCTGTCTACGGCATCCCCGAGCTTTACGCCGAAAGAATTGCCGGCGCACGGCTTGTCGCCAACCCCGGTTGCTACCCGACTTCCGTCATTCTGGGCATTTGCGCGGCATGCCGCCATGACCTGATTCATACCGACGACATTGTTATTGACGCCAAATCCGGCGCCACCGGCGCGGGGCGCAAAGCCGCCGTGCAGACGCTCTTCTGCGAGGTGTCAGATACCTTTCGCGCCTACAGCATCCCGAGACACCGCCATACCCCTGAAATAGAACAGGAAATCTCAGGCCTTGCCGGCCGCAAAGTGCAGCTTTCTTTCAATGCGCACATTTTGCCCATGAACAGGGGCATATTCTCCACAATATATACAAAACTCAAAAATCCGCGCATACAGCCCGACAGCGTGTACACGGCCTTTTGCCGGACATGGAAGGACAGCCGCTGGGTTCGCGTGCTGCCCCAGGGCAGCCTGCCGGAAACGCGCTATGTGCGCGGCGGCATGTTCTGTGACATTGCCGTGGTGACTGATCCGCGCACCGGGCGGCTGATCATACTCTCGGCTATTGACAATCTTTGCCGCGGCGCCTCGGGACAGGCGATTGCCAACGCGAACCTGATGTGCGGTCTGCCGGTGGAAACAGGTCTGGGCATGGCGCCGCTTGCCTGA
- the mgtE gene encoding magnesium transporter, whose product MNHDRADTDRAARSVNAAGAPDTWQHHKISMPEACTGDGRGLEFAHPADMADHLEHLSLEKQICALRRMPTEDAAGALAELDGNVAVDVLENLDVDVAAQIIAEMAPDDAADVLDDLDEGHRDELLGRLTRENSEELRNLLNFDPDSAAGAMNTEVILLGKTLTVDEAIAHIRSEMEDKESPYYGYVVDHRDVLVGVLSVRDLMLAKPGTIVGDAVAEQAVISVLYDADRREAAGLLSHYNFLALPVVDYDGHIMGVVTYDDIMDIMHEEASADMLGMVGADPEESVDTPWRESVRGRLPWLLINLVNSALSASVVYMFEGTIAQMAMLAVLMPMVANQAGNTGQQALAVMIRQLATDRFDHKKAWLAVLREAKIGFVTGLFMAVTTFFGAWCFTKNMIVGGVMAGSLLCDMMLGAVAGGSIPLIFRAVGRDPAHASSIFLTTITDGAGFFIFLGLATVFIF is encoded by the coding sequence ATGAACCACGATCGCGCTGATACTGACCGTGCGGCAAGATCCGTGAATGCGGCGGGCGCGCCGGACACGTGGCAACATCATAAAATCAGCATGCCTGAAGCCTGCACCGGCGATGGCAGGGGGTTGGAGTTTGCCCATCCCGCGGACATGGCCGACCATCTGGAACATCTGAGTCTGGAAAAGCAGATTTGCGCTCTGCGCCGGATGCCCACGGAAGATGCGGCGGGGGCTCTAGCGGAGTTGGACGGCAATGTTGCCGTGGATGTGTTGGAAAATCTGGATGTCGATGTTGCCGCGCAGATTATCGCTGAAATGGCGCCGGACGACGCGGCAGACGTGCTGGACGATCTGGACGAGGGCCACCGGGACGAGCTGTTGGGAAGGCTCACCCGGGAAAACTCCGAAGAGTTGCGCAATCTGCTCAATTTTGACCCGGATTCAGCGGCTGGGGCCATGAATACAGAAGTAATCCTGCTGGGAAAAACTCTCACTGTGGATGAAGCCATTGCGCATATACGCAGCGAGATGGAAGACAAGGAAAGTCCCTATTACGGTTATGTGGTGGACCACAGGGATGTGCTCGTCGGCGTGCTTTCCGTGCGGGATTTAATGCTGGCAAAGCCCGGCACCATTGTGGGCGACGCCGTGGCGGAGCAGGCCGTGATAAGCGTGTTGTACGACGCGGACAGACGCGAGGCGGCCGGCCTGCTTTCACATTACAATTTTCTGGCTTTGCCGGTGGTGGACTATGACGGGCACATCATGGGCGTTGTCACCTATGACGATATCATGGATATTATGCACGAAGAGGCAAGCGCGGATATGCTCGGCATGGTGGGCGCCGACCCGGAAGAAAGTGTGGACACGCCTTGGCGCGAGAGCGTGCGCGGCAGACTGCCCTGGCTTTTGATCAATCTTGTTAATTCCGCGCTTTCAGCTTCTGTGGTGTATATGTTTGAGGGCACAATCGCCCAGATGGCCATGCTGGCCGTGCTCATGCCCATGGTTGCCAATCAGGCGGGCAATACCGGCCAGCAGGCTTTGGCCGTGATGATACGTCAGCTTGCCACAGATCGCTTTGATCACAAAAAAGCCTGGCTGGCCGTGCTGCGCGAGGCAAAAATAGGCTTTGTCACAGGCTTGTTTATGGCGGTCACGACGTTTTTCGGGGCCTGGTGTTTTACAAAAAACATGATTGTGGGTGGGGTTATGGCCGGTTCGCTTTTGTGCGACATGATGCTCGGCGCCGTGGCCGGCGGATCAATTCCTTTGATCTTCCGGGCTGTCGGGCGGGATCCTGCCCACGCTTCAAGCATTTTTTTAACCACCATTACTGACGGTGCCGGTTTTTTTATCTTTCTGGGGCTCGCCACAGTGTTTATTTTTTGA
- the epsC gene encoding serine O-acetyltransferase EpsC: MNTNDLQTACMPQLDNIVERLCHPSSLNEVWHNPAEGAAMPSIDELREILDRLCAAIFPGYFGQARVRRESMRCHLAANLNSIYHKLSEQILRGFCFVCEKHTLSCAARESASKNAAMAFMDMLPEIRRLLAGDAKAAYEGDPAATSPGETIFCYPSMRAMLHHRIAHALHKLSVPVIPRIISEIAHAHTGIDIHPGATIGEDFFIDHGTGVVIGETCILGRSCRLYQGVTLGAHFFAKNPDGSLIKGIARHPILEDSVTVYSGATILGRITIGRGAVIGGNVWVTSDVAPGAKISQENPQG, encoded by the coding sequence ATGAACACCAACGACCTGCAAACCGCATGCATGCCGCAGCTGGACAACATTGTGGAGCGCCTGTGTCACCCGTCATCGCTCAACGAGGTGTGGCACAACCCGGCGGAAGGCGCCGCCATGCCCTCTATTGACGAACTCAGGGAAATCCTGGACAGGCTCTGCGCCGCCATATTCCCCGGCTATTTCGGTCAGGCCCGCGTACGGCGCGAATCCATGCGCTGCCACCTTGCCGCCAACCTGAACTCTATCTACCACAAGTTGAGCGAACAGATTCTGCGCGGGTTCTGCTTTGTTTGTGAAAAGCACACCCTGTCCTGCGCGGCCCGCGAATCAGCAAGTAAAAATGCGGCAATGGCGTTTATGGATATGTTGCCCGAAATCCGCAGGCTGCTGGCAGGCGACGCCAAGGCCGCCTATGAAGGCGACCCCGCCGCCACAAGCCCAGGGGAAACCATTTTCTGCTACCCCTCCATGCGCGCCATGCTGCACCACCGCATTGCCCACGCGCTCCACAAACTCAGCGTGCCGGTGATACCACGCATAATTTCCGAAATAGCCCATGCGCACACGGGCATTGACATACACCCCGGCGCGACGATCGGCGAAGACTTTTTTATTGACCACGGCACGGGCGTTGTTATCGGGGAAACCTGCATACTGGGACGCAGCTGCCGCTTGTATCAGGGCGTGACGTTGGGCGCGCATTTTTTTGCAAAAAATCCGGACGGCAGTCTGATAAAGGGCATAGCGAGACACCCGATACTGGAAGACAGCGTCACAGTCTACTCCGGGGCCACCATACTCGGCAGAATCACAATAGGCCGCGGCGCTGTGATCGGCGGCAATGTCTGGGTCACCAGCGACGTGGCGCCCGGCGCAAAAATTTCACAGGAAAACCCGCAGGGTTGA
- a CDS encoding pyridoxal-phosphate-dependent aminotransferase family protein, giving the protein MLDKIRLLTPGPTPLPERVRLALAKDMLHHRKNEFAAILRRVLERLRLLFGTQGPVLPLSCSGTGAMTAAVYSLFQPGEKVLVAEAGKFGRRWEQIAASRGLGVVRLSAPWGRAVQAADVATALATDPAIAGVLVQLSETSTGVLHPVREMAEITRARDMLLVVDGISAVGLSPCPMDEWGIDCLLTGSQKGLLLPPGLALLALSPRAWKKTKNVTPGCYYFNPVKEKACLEKGQTLFTSSVNLIVGLDESLSILLENGLDAVYRKQWALTMLTRSGVSAMGLDLFAPENFAWGITSALLPEGVDGNLVLRVAAEKYSVIMAGGQDHLKGRIVRIGHMGWVDWADVTAGLYALNCGIVEAGGCCGARDFLEQALAAWRAALAVKPGEPIPLTHS; this is encoded by the coding sequence ATGCTTGACAAAATACGCCTGCTCACTCCGGGTCCCACGCCTTTGCCAGAACGCGTGCGTCTTGCTCTGGCCAAAGACATGCTGCACCATCGCAAAAACGAATTCGCCGCAATCTTGCGCCGCGTACTGGAGCGCCTGCGCCTGCTTTTCGGCACGCAGGGGCCTGTGTTGCCGCTTTCCTGTTCCGGCACCGGGGCCATGACGGCCGCTGTCTACAGCCTTTTTCAACCGGGCGAAAAAGTGCTGGTTGCGGAAGCGGGCAAATTCGGCCGGCGCTGGGAGCAGATCGCCGCTTCACGCGGTCTTGGCGTCGTGCGCCTTTCCGCGCCGTGGGGTCGTGCCGTGCAGGCGGCGGACGTGGCAACAGCGCTGGCGACCGACCCGGCCATCGCCGGTGTGCTTGTCCAGCTTTCCGAAACTTCTACAGGCGTGCTCCATCCCGTGCGGGAAATGGCCGAAATAACCCGCGCACGTGACATGCTGCTGGTGGTGGACGGCATTTCCGCTGTGGGGCTTTCGCCCTGTCCTATGGACGAATGGGGTATTGACTGCCTGCTCACCGGCTCGCAAAAAGGTCTGCTGCTGCCGCCGGGTCTGGCGCTTCTGGCACTCTCTCCCAGGGCCTGGAAAAAAACGAAAAATGTAACGCCCGGCTGTTATTATTTCAATCCTGTCAAAGAAAAAGCCTGCCTGGAAAAAGGCCAGACTCTCTTCACCTCGTCGGTCAACCTGATTGTTGGCCTTGATGAAAGCCTGTCCATACTGCTTGAAAACGGCCTTGATGCTGTGTATAGAAAACAATGGGCCTTGACCATGCTCACGCGATCCGGCGTGAGCGCCATGGGCCTTGACCTGTTCGCGCCGGAAAATTTCGCCTGGGGCATTACCAGCGCGCTGCTGCCCGAAGGCGTGGACGGAAATCTTGTGCTGCGCGTTGCCGCCGAAAAATATAGTGTGATTATGGCAGGCGGACAGGACCACCTCAAGGGCCGCATTGTGCGTATCGGCCACATGGGCTGGGTGGACTGGGCCGACGTGACGGCAGGGCTATACGCCCTGAACTGCGGCATTGTGGAGGCGGGCGGCTGTTGCGGCGCACGCGACTTTCTGGAGCAGGCTCTGGCCGCCTGGCGCGCGGCGCTCGCCGTCAAACCCGGCGAGCCGATCCCGCTGACGCACAGTTAA
- the lepB gene encoding signal peptidase I, with protein sequence MPFNLSQKKSKPLWREYGEALLVALILAMVIRTFVVQAFKIPSESMMETLLVGDHLLAGKFTYGIKFPFTNSYIYNGKDPARGDIIIFKYPNDPSVDYIKRIIGLPGDVIAVRNKQLYRDEQAVKESYVRFTSPNRIEPRRDNFGPVTVPPGKYFVMGDNRDNSLDSRFWGFVDRSAIRAKAWRIYWSWESFSNIRFSRLGKHIE encoded by the coding sequence ATGCCATTCAACCTGTCGCAAAAAAAATCAAAACCCCTCTGGCGAGAATACGGCGAAGCCCTTCTTGTGGCGCTCATTCTCGCCATGGTAATCCGCACATTTGTGGTTCAGGCTTTCAAAATTCCTTCGGAATCCATGATGGAAACACTGCTCGTCGGCGATCACCTGCTGGCCGGCAAATTTACCTACGGAATCAAATTCCCCTTTACCAACAGCTATATCTACAATGGCAAAGATCCGGCCAGAGGCGACATCATCATTTTTAAATATCCCAATGACCCGAGCGTAGATTACATCAAACGCATTATCGGCCTGCCCGGCGACGTTATCGCCGTACGCAACAAACAGCTTTACCGTGATGAACAGGCTGTCAAGGAAAGCTATGTCCGTTTCACCAGCCCGAACCGCATTGAACCTAGACGGGATAATTTCGGTCCTGTAACAGTGCCGCCGGGCAAATATTTTGTCATGGGCGACAACCGCGACAATTCGCTCGACTCCCGCTTCTGGGGCTTTGTTGACCGCAGCGCCATACGGGCCAAGGCCTGGCGTATTTACTGGTCATGGGAAAGCTTCAGCAACATACGCTTCAGCAGGCTGGGCAAACACATCGAGTAA
- a CDS encoding pyridoxamine 5'-phosphate oxidase family protein, which produces MKLLAVNGSPRKTMNTGLLLEKIVEGAASEGAAADGSALHPNGEHGTIKQMMNGVGSVKVASTVLAVFMLTAFIVMGSDAFATEDKGQKSEVGMQEVHDFMKSCGQYFLATVDGDQPKVRPFGTVAIYDGKLYIQTGKKKDVFKQMARNPKIEICAYDGKGKWVRIQAVAVNDDRREAKQFMLDSYPELKKMYSADDNNSQVLFLKDVKARFHTFTGESRTVEF; this is translated from the coding sequence ATGAAACTGCTTGCCGTAAACGGAAGTCCGCGCAAAACAATGAATACCGGGTTGTTGCTGGAAAAAATTGTCGAGGGTGCCGCTTCTGAAGGAGCCGCAGCAGACGGATCTGCCTTGCATCCCAACGGAGAACACGGCACAATTAAGCAAATGATGAATGGAGTTGGATCTGTGAAAGTCGCATCAACGGTTTTGGCCGTATTCATGCTGACGGCATTTATAGTAATGGGCAGTGACGCCTTTGCGACGGAAGACAAAGGTCAAAAAAGCGAGGTAGGTATGCAGGAAGTTCACGATTTTATGAAAAGTTGCGGGCAGTATTTTTTGGCAACAGTGGATGGTGACCAGCCCAAAGTGCGTCCGTTCGGTACTGTGGCCATTTATGACGGAAAACTTTATATCCAGACCGGCAAAAAGAAGGACGTCTTCAAGCAGATGGCGCGTAACCCGAAAATCGAGATTTGCGCTTATGACGGCAAGGGGAAATGGGTGCGGATTCAGGCTGTCGCTGTGAATGACGACAGACGCGAGGCAAAGCAATTTATGCTGGATTCCTACCCGGAGTTGAAAAAAATGTATTCGGCGGATGACAACAATTCTCAAGTGCTGTTCCTGAAGGACGTCAAGGCGAGATTCCATACGTTTACCGGGGAATCAAGGACTGTGGAATTCTAG
- a CDS encoding DUF1844 domain-containing protein: MDHNNSDGRSAGQPPLPEVTFSTFILSLGSTALAQLGEVPFPESGRTEQNLLLARHSIDVLEMLAQKTRGCLDGQERRLIDGILYELHMKYVLKCGENGEKCSPAGGCRS; the protein is encoded by the coding sequence ATGGACCACAACAACAGCGACGGCCGCTCTGCCGGGCAACCTCCTCTGCCTGAAGTCACATTTTCCACCTTTATTCTGTCTCTGGGCTCCACTGCTCTGGCGCAGCTCGGGGAAGTGCCGTTCCCCGAAAGCGGCCGCACGGAACAAAATCTGCTGCTGGCCCGGCACAGCATTGACGTACTCGAAATGCTGGCCCAAAAAACGCGAGGCTGTCTTGATGGTCAGGAACGCCGCCTGATTGACGGCATTTTGTATGAACTGCACATGAAATATGTGCTCAAATGCGGAGAGAACGGCGAAAAATGCTCTCCCGCAGGCGGATGCCGCTCATGA
- a CDS encoding phosphoglycerate dehydrogenase, translating to MNILVTPRSFGKNNPELFDALREAGLNVMRNDSGGIFSAAQMKEKLASCDGVILGVDPMNAEVLAAAPRVRAIAKYGVGTDNIDLAVCKERGIAVSRTVGANSNAVADYAFTLMLAVARKAALIDRRCRAKDWGKITSIDVYGKTLGIIGLGAVGRCVARRARGFDMRVLAHDIAFDDVHAREAGVERADVDRICRKADFISLHTVLNDETRNLINADRLAAMKKTAVLVNTARGGLVDESALLAALREGRLHGAGLDVFEEEPPADPVWYGLDNVVMGSHCSSSTSGATETMGRMAVENLLRDLGIQ from the coding sequence GTGAATATTCTTGTAACACCGCGGTCTTTCGGCAAAAATAATCCTGAACTTTTTGACGCCCTGCGCGAGGCCGGGCTGAACGTCATGCGCAATGATTCCGGCGGGATTTTTTCCGCCGCGCAAATGAAGGAAAAACTCGCTTCGTGCGATGGCGTGATACTGGGGGTTGACCCCATGAACGCCGAGGTTCTGGCGGCCGCGCCGCGTGTACGCGCCATCGCAAAATACGGCGTCGGCACGGATAATATTGATCTTGCCGTCTGCAAAGAGCGGGGCATTGCGGTTTCACGCACTGTCGGGGCCAACAGCAATGCCGTGGCGGACTACGCCTTCACGCTCATGCTGGCCGTTGCCCGCAAGGCGGCGCTGATTGACCGGCGTTGCCGCGCAAAAGACTGGGGCAAGATCACAAGCATTGACGTGTACGGAAAAACATTGGGCATTATCGGGCTTGGCGCTGTGGGCAGATGTGTGGCAAGGCGCGCGCGGGGTTTTGACATGCGCGTATTGGCCCACGACATTGCCTTTGATGATGTCCATGCCCGTGAAGCGGGCGTAGAGCGCGCCGATGTGGATCGCATCTGCCGCAAGGCCGATTTTATCAGCTTGCATACGGTGCTGAACGATGAAACCCGCAATCTGATCAACGCGGACCGCCTTGCTGCAATGAAAAAAACGGCTGTTCTCGTCAATACGGCGCGCGGCGGCCTGGTTGACGAATCCGCGCTGCTCGCGGCCCTGCGGGAAGGCCGTCTCCACGGGGCCGGCCTGGACGTTTTTGAAGAGGAGCCCCCGGCCGATCCGGTCTGGTACGGACTCGATAACGTGGTCATGGGCTCGCACTGCTCTTCGTCAACAAGCGGGGCAACGGAAACAATGGGCCGCATGGCGGTGGAGAATCTGTTGCGGGATCTGGGCATACAGTAA
- the nadB gene encoding L-aspartate oxidase — protein sequence MNTTRRHAVVLIIGSGVAGCSAALTLADAGCDVLLLNAGEQLTDGNSELAQGGIIYRAASTAGQPQADDARALEKDILVAGHYVNSRKAVRHLCRQGPTCIDTMLLLRAGVQFDRNTDGSFSLTREGGHCSPRILHRADFSGQAIMEGLTAAVLTHPRITRLHKRPVIDLLTTHHHAKNSQYRYDVANRCLGAYVLNEENGEPETVLADFTVLATGGVGQVFLHSTNAPGCVGAGISIAFRAGVSLANLEFVQFHPTALYEERSNRRPLVTEAMRGEGARLLDLKGRPFMRRYDNRGDLAPRDIVAIAMMEEMLHNGAPCLFLDASCINKDLPSSFPTVFKTCSDAGLDIRNEPIPVVPAAHYFCGGVLADTRGRTSMRGLYAIGECACTGLHGANRLASSSLLEALVWGVSCGQDLSKRVNSGDSLPKRLASSIPDWRHGGDERRDDPALVAQDWTNIRNTMWNYVGIARTNARLRRAFEDMRDLVRHIHDFYKYTRISRRLVDLFHGSQTAYVITQAAMRNTASIGCHHRID from the coding sequence GTGAATACAACCAGACGCCATGCCGTTGTCCTTATCATAGGTTCAGGTGTAGCCGGCTGTTCCGCTGCACTGACACTGGCTGACGCAGGTTGCGACGTGCTGCTGCTCAATGCCGGTGAACAACTGACCGACGGCAATTCCGAGCTGGCCCAGGGCGGCATTATCTACCGCGCCGCCTCAACAGCCGGGCAGCCGCAGGCAGACGACGCGCGTGCGCTAGAAAAAGACATTCTTGTTGCCGGGCATTATGTCAACTCACGCAAGGCGGTGCGGCATCTGTGCCGCCAAGGCCCCACCTGTATCGACACAATGCTGCTGCTGCGCGCAGGAGTGCAATTTGACCGTAATACGGACGGCAGCTTCAGCCTGACGCGCGAAGGAGGCCACTGTTCCCCGCGCATTCTGCACAGGGCCGACTTCTCCGGCCAGGCCATCATGGAAGGGCTCACAGCCGCTGTTCTGACCCACCCGCGCATAACACGGCTGCACAAACGCCCGGTCATCGACCTGTTGACAACTCACCACCACGCCAAAAATTCACAATATCGCTATGACGTTGCCAACCGCTGCCTTGGGGCCTATGTGCTCAATGAAGAAAACGGCGAACCGGAAACTGTGCTGGCCGACTTTACCGTACTCGCCACCGGCGGTGTGGGGCAGGTTTTTCTGCACTCCACAAACGCCCCCGGCTGTGTCGGCGCAGGCATATCCATTGCCTTTCGCGCAGGGGTCAGTCTGGCAAATCTGGAATTTGTACAGTTTCATCCGACTGCACTGTATGAAGAACGCAGCAACCGCCGCCCACTGGTAACAGAAGCCATGCGCGGCGAAGGCGCGCGCCTGCTGGACCTGAAAGGCCGCCCCTTCATGCGCCGTTATGACAACCGCGGCGATCTTGCCCCGCGCGATATTGTGGCGATAGCAATGATGGAGGAAATGCTGCACAACGGAGCGCCCTGTCTGTTCCTTGACGCGAGCTGCATCAACAAGGACCTGCCCTCCAGCTTTCCCACGGTGTTCAAAACATGCAGCGACGCGGGGCTGGACATCCGCAATGAACCCATACCCGTGGTACCCGCCGCGCACTATTTCTGCGGCGGCGTCCTGGCCGACACACGCGGCCGCACCTCCATGCGCGGGCTCTACGCCATCGGCGAATGCGCATGTACCGGCCTGCACGGGGCCAACCGGCTTGCCAGCTCTTCCCTTCTGGAAGCGCTGGTCTGGGGCGTGAGTTGCGGGCAGGATTTGTCCAAACGCGTCAACAGCGGCGATTCCTTGCCAAAACGGCTTGCATCGTCCATTCCGGACTGGCGGCATGGGGGCGACGAACGCCGGGATGACCCGGCTCTGGTAGCTCAAGACTGGACCAACATTCGCAACACCATGTGGAATTATGTGGGAATCGCACGCACAAACGCGCGCTTGCGCCGAGCTTTTGAAGACATGCGCGACCTCGTGCGGCATATCCACGATTTTTACAAATATACCCGCATCTCGCGACGTCTGGTAGACCTTTTCCACGGTTCACAGACAGCCTATGTGATCACCCAGGCAGCCATGCGCAATACCGCAAGCATAGGGTGCCACCACAGGATTGACTGA